One Rhinolophus sinicus isolate RSC01 linkage group LG06, ASM3656204v1, whole genome shotgun sequence DNA window includes the following coding sequences:
- the SCN4B gene encoding sodium channel regulatory subunit beta-4 isoform X1, with protein MNNISILLKDVDFSDTGKYTCYVKNPKEKDLQHHATIFLQVVDKLEEVDNTVTLIILAVVGGVIGLLIFILLLKKLITFILKKTQEKKKECLVSSSGNDNTENGLPGSKAEEKPPTKV; from the exons ATGAACAACATTTCCATTCTGCTGAAGGACGTGGATTTCAGCGACACGGGCAAATACACCTGTTATGTGAAGAATCCCAAGGAGAAAGATCTTCAGCACCATGCCACCATCTTCCTCCAAGTGGTTGATAAAC TGGAAGAAGTGGACAACACAGTGACACTCATCATCCTGGCTGTTGTGGGCGGGGTCATTGGGCTCCTCATCTTCATCCTGCTGCTCAAGAAGCTCATCACCTTCATCCTCAAGAAGACTCAGGAGAAAAA gaAGGAGTGCCTTGTGAGTTCCTCAGGAAATGACAATACGGAGAATGGGTTGCCGGGCTCCAAGGCGGAagagaaaccaccaacaaaagtGTGA
- the SCN4B gene encoding sodium channel regulatory subunit beta-4 isoform X2 — translation MLGAGDRGAARARWLGTGLLGLFLLPVSLSLEVSVGKANTIYAVNSTEILLPCTFSSCFGFRDLGFWWSYNGSDTFKILINGTVKNEKSDPRVHLKNDDRITLEGSTKEKMNNISILLKDVDFSDTGKYTCYVKNPKEKDLQHHATIFLQVVDKLEEVDNTVTLIILAVVGGVIGLLIFILLLKKLITFILKKTQEKKKECLVSSSGNDNTENGLPGSKAEEKPPTKV, via the exons ATGCTCGGGGCTGGGGACCGAGGCGCAGCCCGGGCGAGATGGCTGGGCACTGGGCTTTTGG GTCTCTTCTTGCTTCCCGTGTCCCTGTCGTTGGAGGTGTCTGTGGGAAAAGCCAACACCATCTACGCTGTCAACAGCACGGAGATCCTGCTGCCCTGCACCTTCTCCAGCTGCTTTGGCTTCCGTGACCTTGGCTTCTGGTGGTCCTACAACGGCAGTGATACATTCAAGATT ctcATAAACGGGACTGTGAAGAATGAGAAGTCTGACCCCAGGGTGCATTTGAAAAATGATGACCGCATCACTCTGGAGGGCTCCACTAAGGAGAAGATGAACAACATTTCCATTCTGCTGAAGGACGTGGATTTCAGCGACACGGGCAAATACACCTGTTATGTGAAGAATCCCAAGGAGAAAGATCTTCAGCACCATGCCACCATCTTCCTCCAAGTGGTTGATAAAC TGGAAGAAGTGGACAACACAGTGACACTCATCATCCTGGCTGTTGTGGGCGGGGTCATTGGGCTCCTCATCTTCATCCTGCTGCTCAAGAAGCTCATCACCTTCATCCTCAAGAAGACTCAGGAGAAAAA gaAGGAGTGCCTTGTGAGTTCCTCAGGAAATGACAATACGGAGAATGGGTTGCCGGGCTCCAAGGCGGAagagaaaccaccaacaaaagtGTGA